A genomic stretch from Streptomyces venezuelae ATCC 10712 includes:
- a CDS encoding DUF317 domain-containing protein, translated as MESTSTDRFFVSPRHLAGTGDRLTDVLGPLIHLFGWDHVHDPASGRISVDSPGHDLLLDFAPTHAHGTWWTIAHHDPLWKITATRLTPLEPLAAITQALPQLLGDTRHADRIPLTARSVPEIADLNGWTTDGASFTSPDGHCTMHHEPGGPWRVEHSVYDGFGTHWSLRAEGDLPEELAAQFLTFLATPDPVERAHGDIPFLALSEARLTPLNGKQPLGAHVTHALGGLGDAASRGRSR; from the coding sequence ATGGAGAGCACTTCCACAGACCGCTTCTTCGTGTCGCCCCGGCACCTGGCCGGCACGGGTGACCGCCTCACGGATGTCCTCGGCCCCCTGATCCACCTGTTCGGATGGGACCACGTCCACGATCCGGCATCCGGCCGCATCAGCGTGGACAGCCCAGGTCACGACCTGCTGCTGGACTTCGCACCGACCCACGCCCACGGGACATGGTGGACGATCGCACACCACGATCCCCTCTGGAAGATCACCGCGACCCGCCTCACCCCGCTCGAACCCCTTGCCGCCATCACCCAGGCCCTGCCCCAGCTCCTTGGCGACACGAGGCATGCCGACCGGATCCCCCTCACCGCCCGATCGGTCCCCGAGATCGCCGACCTGAACGGATGGACCACGGACGGGGCCTCGTTCACCTCCCCCGACGGGCACTGCACCATGCACCACGAACCGGGCGGGCCCTGGCGCGTGGAGCACTCCGTGTACGACGGCTTCGGCACCCACTGGTCGCTCCGAGCCGAAGGCGACCTCCCCGAAGAGCTGGCCGCCCAGTTCCTCACCTTCCTGGCTACGCCTGACCCGGTCGAGCGCGCCCATGGCGACATCCCGTTCCTCGCTCTCAGCGAGGCGAGGCTGACGCCGCTCAACGGGAAGCAGCCGCTGGGCGCGCACGTCACACACGCGCTCGGCGGGCTGGGCGACGCCGCCTCGCGGGGGCGAAGCCGATGA
- a CDS encoding type IV secretory system conjugative DNA transfer family protein, producing the protein MRSAPSSSSDGYDLALKVLLAALAVGLPAGSIAWLSSNIAAWAAGTGPWVPYRPGDALLRPEQLWPAAGETSLLLTTRVIPVLLTLLLAVAAGLLWMRYKNRAGGSRKKTVAGMATARDIQPLLAKAVEAKARSLRPSLKNAKHIAPRDAGILVGNLAGTRHEVRMGFEDVAVAIMAPRSGKTTSLAIPSILAAPGPVLLTSNKAAGDAYTACFDARCQVGRVWSMDPQQIAHAERTMWWNPLADAKTLDGAGRLAGHFLAASVDASQQGDFWSKAGSNILAQLFLAAALDERPITDVMGWLAFPADRTPLDILRDHKFTAVASQLKGTVEGPPETRDGIYETARQYAAALLNQDIAAWVTPQSSVAEFRPADFVTSTDSLFLLSKDGGGGASALIAACADSVMRAATAQAERAGGRLDPPMLAILDEAANVCKISDLPDLYSHLGSRGIIPITILQSYRQGQKVWGDAGMDAMWSAATVKIIGSGIDDPDFADKLSRMVGDHDVETTSTSTSESGKSTSVSMRQERILPADAIRALHKGSALCLATGMRVAMLALRPWYAEPGSDELAAASARASKAITARAIAKQQPSQSDFDQAA; encoded by the coding sequence TTGCGATCCGCCCCCTCCTCCAGCTCCGACGGCTACGACCTAGCCCTGAAAGTGCTCCTCGCCGCCCTCGCCGTCGGCCTTCCAGCCGGCTCCATCGCCTGGCTGAGCAGCAACATCGCCGCCTGGGCGGCAGGCACCGGCCCTTGGGTTCCCTACCGCCCAGGAGACGCCCTCCTTCGCCCCGAACAGCTCTGGCCAGCAGCGGGAGAAACGTCCCTGCTCCTGACCACGCGCGTCATCCCCGTCCTGCTGACCTTGCTCCTCGCCGTCGCAGCCGGCCTCCTGTGGATGCGGTACAAGAACCGGGCCGGCGGCAGCAGGAAGAAGACCGTCGCCGGGATGGCGACGGCCCGCGACATCCAGCCGCTGCTCGCCAAGGCCGTTGAAGCCAAGGCCCGCTCCCTGCGCCCGAGCCTGAAAAACGCCAAGCACATCGCCCCCCGCGACGCCGGCATCCTGGTCGGCAACCTCGCCGGGACCCGCCACGAGGTCCGCATGGGCTTCGAGGACGTGGCCGTCGCGATCATGGCCCCGCGCTCCGGAAAGACCACCAGCCTGGCCATCCCGTCAATCCTGGCCGCCCCTGGGCCCGTCCTGCTCACGTCCAACAAGGCGGCTGGTGACGCCTATACGGCGTGCTTCGACGCCCGCTGCCAGGTCGGGCGGGTGTGGTCGATGGACCCTCAGCAGATCGCCCACGCCGAGCGGACGATGTGGTGGAACCCGCTCGCCGACGCCAAGACTCTCGACGGCGCGGGACGGCTCGCCGGACACTTCCTCGCCGCGAGCGTCGACGCGAGTCAGCAGGGCGACTTCTGGTCGAAGGCTGGATCCAACATCCTGGCGCAGCTCTTCTTGGCTGCCGCACTGGACGAGCGGCCGATCACGGACGTGATGGGATGGCTCGCCTTCCCGGCGGACCGCACCCCGCTGGACATCCTGCGAGACCACAAGTTCACCGCGGTCGCTTCCCAGCTGAAGGGGACCGTGGAAGGCCCGCCGGAAACCCGTGACGGGATCTACGAGACCGCGAGGCAGTACGCCGCCGCCCTGCTCAACCAGGACATCGCGGCCTGGGTCACCCCACAGAGCAGCGTCGCCGAGTTCCGCCCCGCCGACTTCGTCACCTCCACCGACTCCCTGTTCCTGCTGTCGAAGGACGGCGGAGGCGGCGCGAGCGCGCTGATCGCCGCGTGCGCGGACTCGGTGATGCGGGCCGCGACCGCCCAGGCCGAGCGCGCCGGCGGGCGACTGGACCCGCCGATGCTCGCGATCCTCGACGAGGCCGCAAATGTCTGCAAGATCAGCGATCTCCCCGACCTGTACTCGCACCTCGGCAGCCGCGGGATCATCCCGATCACCATCCTGCAGTCCTACCGCCAGGGCCAGAAGGTGTGGGGCGACGCGGGCATGGACGCCATGTGGAGCGCGGCCACCGTGAAGATCATCGGTTCCGGCATCGATGATCCGGACTTCGCCGACAAGCTGAGCCGGATGGTCGGAGACCACGACGTCGAGACCACTTCCACCTCGACCTCCGAGTCCGGGAAGTCCACCTCGGTGTCGATGCGGCAGGAACGGATCCTGCCCGCCGACGCGATCCGCGCACTGCACAAGGGCTCTGCCCTGTGCCTGGCCACCGGTATGAGGGTCGCCATGCTGGCCCTCCGCCCCTGGTACGCCGAGCCCGGCTCCGACGAACTCGCAGCCGCCTCTGCCCGCGCGTCGAAGGCCATCACCGCCCGCGCCATCGCCAAACAGCAGCCGTCCCAAAGCGACTTCGACCAGGCCGCGTAA
- a CDS encoding DUF317 domain-containing protein produces MKTPKVAQALVSPRYFAGPGDPAWVTAALHAGAGWSHGQDPLMPRVILTSPDHKSMLRLEPALNEPWWHLSHRDGRTGAWQASFDGATPVELISAVTDALSHPDYNAAAMAEPYRVLTRAGWDVASTSDFRSPDSRVRGERHNYSGSTDWRITANLYTDDPVWKARFSGATPRVLVAAFLAALADPEPVRRSSEQTHGLSLHRVTLQWQEQPAESVARVLPERIEQLAARRASPPPAPPTPPPPRRHTR; encoded by the coding sequence GTGAAGACCCCGAAGGTCGCGCAGGCGCTCGTCTCCCCCCGCTACTTCGCTGGCCCGGGCGACCCGGCGTGGGTGACCGCGGCTCTGCACGCCGGCGCCGGATGGAGCCACGGGCAGGACCCGCTCATGCCCCGCGTCATCCTGACCAGCCCGGACCACAAGTCCATGCTCCGCCTGGAACCGGCCCTCAACGAGCCGTGGTGGCACCTCTCCCACCGTGACGGCCGCACTGGTGCGTGGCAGGCGTCGTTCGACGGCGCCACCCCCGTCGAGCTGATCTCCGCGGTCACCGACGCGCTCAGCCACCCCGACTACAACGCCGCAGCGATGGCCGAGCCGTACAGGGTGCTCACGCGGGCTGGATGGGACGTCGCCTCCACCAGCGACTTCCGCTCCCCGGACAGCCGTGTCCGAGGGGAGCGCCACAACTACTCCGGCAGCACCGACTGGCGCATCACCGCCAACCTCTACACGGACGACCCCGTGTGGAAGGCCAGGTTCTCCGGCGCCACGCCCCGGGTGCTCGTGGCCGCCTTCCTCGCGGCTCTCGCCGACCCCGAGCCGGTGCGCCGTTCCTCCGAGCAGACCCACGGCCTCTCCCTCCACCGGGTCACCCTGCAGTGGCAGGAACAGCCGGCGGAGAGCGTGGCCCGGGTGCTGCCGGAGCGGATCGAGCAACTCGCCGCCCGCCGCGCGAGCCCGCCGCCCGCGCCACCGACGCCCCCACCGCCGCGCCGCCACACCCGCTGA
- a CDS encoding DUF317 domain-containing protein, with translation MIDSRQLDAFNDDYLSKLGSPVSPRYLAGPGDPRHITHALYAAGWTVHSDPLHPVIRMKSPDREHELVFKPSPHHFHGWWKVHSTLGDNWYASFSGDAPVEIIAGLTDALVRPTPDSASDDLASILAEQGWKHTADGDGGHKIVSPDRTTVAERRVSPSMGLCGWEVEVARNWGPYGPEGFLWRVALDSRAPGHVLNAMATALCDPAPVLRPRFEIDESPHLHVGREVGIGTRIVTAHRNRLAQASGYRPAPPTITTPTGPISPAAAPARRR, from the coding sequence GTGATCGACTCGCGTCAGCTGGATGCCTTCAACGACGACTACCTGAGCAAGCTCGGCTCGCCGGTCTCACCCCGCTACCTGGCCGGCCCCGGCGATCCCCGGCACATCACCCACGCTCTGTACGCCGCCGGTTGGACCGTGCACTCCGATCCCCTGCACCCGGTCATCCGCATGAAGAGCCCCGACCGTGAGCACGAGCTCGTCTTCAAGCCATCCCCTCACCACTTCCACGGCTGGTGGAAGGTCCACAGCACGCTCGGAGACAACTGGTACGCCTCGTTCAGCGGCGACGCCCCCGTGGAGATCATCGCCGGACTCACCGACGCTCTCGTGCGCCCCACGCCAGACAGCGCCTCCGATGACCTGGCCAGCATCCTCGCCGAGCAGGGCTGGAAGCACACAGCCGACGGCGACGGCGGGCACAAGATCGTCTCCCCCGACCGCACCACCGTGGCCGAGCGACGCGTCTCGCCCTCCATGGGCCTGTGCGGCTGGGAAGTAGAGGTCGCCCGGAACTGGGGGCCCTACGGCCCCGAGGGATTCCTGTGGCGAGTGGCCCTGGACTCGCGCGCCCCTGGCCACGTGCTGAACGCGATGGCCACCGCGCTCTGCGACCCGGCTCCCGTGCTGCGTCCCCGCTTCGAGATCGATGAAAGCCCCCACCTTCACGTAGGCCGGGAAGTCGGGATCGGCACCCGCATCGTCACCGCACACCGCAATCGCCTCGCCCAGGCCAGCGGCTACCGGCCCGCGCCCCCCACGATCACCACCCCCACGGGCCCCATTTCACCGGCAGCCGCCCCCGCACGCCGCCGCTGA
- a CDS encoding DUF317 domain-containing protein, producing the protein MSPRQHPNWGAGDQAEQHYLVEPRHLAGGGDIRHVTEFLRASGWTDRSVTGGPLVFDRADHLVRVVYDPIEHPNGQHPGGWHIQGQATATEAAWRVTFTRQTPVEIVAGFTDALTRDRSAHAPNPWSPLQQQQWETERDQHFTAISPDRNAWLQFHQNEPGQAHWWAGARTEHGRTWDAVFSSTTPMHLIENFSAALADPQPAMRPRGHVPPSKWIQVTSVSVRPSELSAWQQARITAARATTWGRNSWAAARARTRKPAPARPYAASGGARTR; encoded by the coding sequence GTGAGCCCTCGACAGCACCCCAACTGGGGGGCCGGTGACCAGGCCGAGCAGCACTACCTCGTCGAGCCCCGGCATCTGGCCGGCGGCGGCGACATCCGGCACGTGACCGAGTTCCTACGCGCCTCCGGCTGGACGGACCGCTCCGTCACCGGCGGGCCGCTCGTCTTCGACCGCGCCGACCACCTGGTACGCGTCGTCTACGACCCCATCGAACACCCCAACGGACAGCACCCTGGCGGCTGGCACATCCAGGGCCAGGCCACCGCGACCGAGGCCGCCTGGCGGGTCACCTTCACCCGGCAGACGCCGGTGGAGATCGTCGCCGGGTTCACCGACGCCCTCACCCGAGACCGATCTGCCCATGCCCCCAACCCGTGGTCGCCGCTCCAGCAGCAGCAGTGGGAGACCGAGCGCGACCAGCACTTCACCGCCATCAGCCCCGACCGCAACGCCTGGCTGCAGTTCCACCAGAACGAGCCAGGTCAGGCACACTGGTGGGCCGGGGCCCGCACCGAGCACGGCCGGACCTGGGACGCGGTCTTCTCCTCCACAACCCCGATGCACCTGATCGAGAACTTCTCCGCCGCGCTCGCCGACCCTCAACCGGCCATGCGGCCCCGCGGACACGTCCCGCCCTCGAAGTGGATCCAGGTCACCTCCGTATCCGTACGGCCCTCGGAGCTCAGCGCCTGGCAGCAGGCCCGGATCACCGCCGCCCGCGCCACCACCTGGGGGCGTAACTCCTGGGCCGCCGCCCGCGCCCGCACGCGTAAGCCCGCTCCCGCCCGCCCGTACGCAGCGAGCGGCGGAGCCCGTACCCGATGA
- a CDS encoding AAA family ATPase, with protein sequence MARLLADRPADKLTIGDMARQLGHSHGAVRNAALTLVRRGEADQSGTGQPEFRANAKTAAAAQTAVISPPGTHASRAQTTTARTTTPAAAAPRQTGPIRRAGGQLYHPRELADLPDVEALNRLRDADVPVLLYGPPGTGKTSLVEAAFPDLLTVAGDGDTTVGDLIGEYTQADAGGYVFQYGPLVTAMTEGRALLIDDATLISPKVLAALYPAMDGRRQIQVKAHKGETIKAEPGFYVVAGHNPGVHGAVLTEALSSRFSVQIQIGTDYDLALALKIDARVVRVARHLSRQVELGELGWAPQLRELLSYQKTEAVLGTNAALANLVGIAPEEDRDAVADAVIKAVGVKKIAPLTLGKQLSASALRRPPGVTSSAHQGRSR encoded by the coding sequence GTGGCCCGGCTGCTGGCCGATCGGCCGGCGGACAAGCTCACCATCGGGGACATGGCCCGGCAGCTGGGCCACTCCCACGGCGCCGTCCGCAACGCCGCGCTCACCCTGGTGCGACGCGGCGAAGCCGACCAAAGCGGAACGGGACAGCCGGAATTCCGAGCGAACGCGAAGACCGCTGCAGCCGCGCAGACCGCTGTGATCAGCCCACCGGGCACCCACGCTTCCCGGGCCCAGACGACCACGGCCCGCACGACCACTCCCGCGGCAGCAGCGCCCCGGCAGACCGGCCCGATCCGCCGCGCGGGGGGCCAGCTCTACCACCCCCGGGAACTGGCCGACTTGCCCGACGTCGAGGCATTGAATCGCCTGCGCGACGCCGACGTGCCGGTGCTGCTCTACGGCCCTCCGGGAACCGGCAAGACGAGTCTGGTCGAGGCAGCGTTCCCGGACCTGCTCACCGTCGCCGGTGACGGCGACACCACGGTCGGCGACCTGATCGGCGAGTACACGCAGGCCGACGCGGGAGGCTACGTCTTCCAGTACGGGCCGCTGGTCACCGCGATGACCGAGGGCCGCGCCCTGCTGATCGACGATGCCACCTTGATCTCACCGAAGGTCCTGGCGGCGCTGTACCCAGCGATGGACGGGCGCAGGCAGATCCAGGTCAAGGCCCACAAGGGCGAGACCATCAAGGCCGAGCCGGGCTTCTACGTGGTGGCGGGCCACAATCCCGGCGTCCACGGAGCGGTCCTGACGGAGGCACTGTCGTCCCGGTTCAGCGTGCAGATCCAGATCGGCACGGACTACGACCTCGCCCTGGCGCTGAAGATCGACGCCCGGGTGGTCCGGGTCGCCCGACACCTCTCCCGCCAAGTCGAACTCGGCGAGCTGGGCTGGGCCCCACAGCTGCGCGAGCTGCTCAGCTACCAGAAGACCGAGGCCGTCCTCGGCACCAACGCCGCGCTCGCGAACCTCGTCGGCATCGCCCCTGAGGAGGATCGCGACGCCGTCGCCGACGCCGTCATCAAGGCCGTCGGCGTCAAGAAGATCGCGCCCCTCACCCTCGGCAAGCAGCTGTCCGCCTCAGCCCTCCGGCGCCCCCCGGGCGTCACCAGCTCCGCGCACCAGGGCCGCTCGCGATGA
- a CDS encoding MFS transporter codes for MAERPLASPPVTYRAVLGTRHVLRLLAGTLTGRMPSGMVAVSLVLWVTRGGGSLATASALAAIYGLTASVTQPVKGRLMDRHGQTRVSAPAAIVSSSSLLALPVIGPGGSTWLIGAAVALAGLSAPPLESGLRSLWPSVVTDLGQRKVIQALDTGAQGLMYVAGPLLATWLATTFGADAALAAASALVLVGTATVLTSAPSRTWRPHREEAVESARPLKRHRLVSGGMVLLCMGLAALGVSLGGLGVWAAAIAETNQAAWLTGVLPAAFSTGSFLGGLLFARLARRAAPATQLSCTSALFTVGWLALLTQPGPHAAIVAAALPGLFLTMVITCGFETIDALAPASRTTEAYSWLILAVGTGQAAGTVLAGTLADHILGLSALPAAGAAIATTVFVLSRPVLGPRRQPGRHRRTATPPRPRHRR; via the coding sequence TTGGCCGAACGCCCCCTCGCCTCACCGCCCGTGACCTACCGGGCCGTTCTCGGCACGCGCCACGTCCTGCGCCTGCTCGCCGGCACCCTGACCGGCCGGATGCCCAGCGGCATGGTCGCCGTCTCCCTGGTTCTGTGGGTCACGCGTGGCGGAGGGTCCCTGGCGACGGCCAGCGCACTTGCCGCCATCTACGGGCTGACCGCCAGCGTCACCCAGCCGGTGAAGGGCAGGCTCATGGACCGGCATGGGCAGACCCGTGTGAGCGCGCCCGCCGCCATCGTCTCCAGCAGCAGCCTGCTCGCCCTGCCCGTCATCGGTCCAGGCGGCAGCACGTGGCTGATCGGAGCCGCGGTCGCGCTCGCCGGCCTCTCCGCCCCGCCGCTGGAATCCGGTCTGAGGTCACTGTGGCCGAGTGTCGTGACCGACCTGGGGCAGCGAAAGGTCATCCAGGCCCTCGACACCGGCGCCCAGGGCTTGATGTATGTCGCCGGCCCACTCCTGGCCACCTGGCTCGCCACCACGTTCGGAGCCGACGCCGCACTGGCCGCGGCCTCCGCACTCGTACTCGTCGGCACCGCCACCGTCCTCACCTCCGCGCCCTCGCGCACCTGGCGCCCCCACCGAGAGGAAGCGGTCGAGTCCGCCCGGCCATTGAAACGACACCGGCTCGTGAGCGGCGGCATGGTGCTGCTGTGCATGGGGCTCGCTGCACTCGGGGTGTCCTTGGGCGGGCTGGGAGTCTGGGCTGCGGCCATCGCCGAAACCAATCAAGCCGCCTGGCTGACCGGCGTACTGCCCGCCGCGTTCTCCACCGGATCATTCCTCGGCGGCCTGCTCTTCGCACGCCTCGCCCGTCGCGCCGCGCCCGCCACCCAACTCAGCTGTACATCCGCCCTGTTCACAGTCGGGTGGCTGGCGCTGTTGACCCAGCCGGGCCCGCACGCGGCGATCGTCGCCGCCGCCCTACCGGGGCTCTTCCTCACCATGGTCATCACCTGCGGCTTCGAGACGATCGATGCCCTCGCCCCCGCCTCGCGGACCACCGAGGCGTACTCGTGGCTGATCCTCGCCGTCGGCACCGGCCAGGCCGCGGGCACCGTCCTCGCCGGCACCCTCGCCGACCACATCCTCGGCCTGTCCGCGCTCCCCGCCGCGGGCGCCGCCATCGCCACCACCGTCTTCGTACTCTCCCGGCCCGTGCTCGGCCCCCGCCGCCAGCCGGGCCGGCACCGCCGCACCGCCACCCCACCACGTCCCCGCCACCGCCGATAG
- a CDS encoding ParB/RepB/Spo0J family partition protein has protein sequence MLDEEELHALAEDIREHGLRQPVVLDATGRILDGKNRLRACEIAGVEPEYITYEGDDARAYVLSVNSRRRHLTKGQLAMIAASACSVSEHAGRSETEQTARSVSEQTGLSIGRIGQARTVLRHAPDLVDGVISGAVSLDDAYKAAREAKAQADSAESQLARLRVEDPQLADRVVEGELTVQGAWAERKARLEEDLRQRRVATNLLCEVLPALAQIRGSRTFAQYDPELAPPGRAVTREVIEHAATALAEIAAVWKDRDLP, from the coding sequence ATGCTCGATGAGGAAGAGCTCCACGCCCTCGCGGAGGACATCCGCGAGCACGGCCTTCGTCAGCCTGTCGTCTTGGACGCCACAGGCCGAATCCTTGACGGCAAGAACCGTCTGCGCGCCTGCGAGATCGCCGGTGTCGAACCCGAGTACATCACGTACGAAGGAGACGATGCCCGAGCCTACGTGCTGTCTGTCAACAGCCGTCGGCGTCACCTGACCAAGGGGCAGCTCGCGATGATCGCGGCCTCGGCATGTTCAGTTTCTGAACATGCCGGGCGTTCAGAGACTGAACAGACCGCGCGTTCAGTTTCTGAACAGACCGGCCTCTCCATCGGGCGGATCGGACAGGCCAGGACCGTGCTGCGTCACGCACCGGACCTCGTGGACGGTGTCATCTCCGGTGCGGTCTCCCTGGACGACGCCTACAAGGCCGCCCGTGAGGCCAAGGCCCAGGCAGATTCAGCAGAATCGCAGCTCGCCCGCTTGCGCGTCGAGGACCCTCAGCTCGCTGATCGTGTGGTCGAGGGCGAACTGACTGTCCAGGGTGCCTGGGCGGAGCGGAAAGCCCGACTCGAAGAGGACCTGCGGCAGCGCCGGGTCGCCACCAACCTGCTCTGCGAGGTTCTCCCCGCCCTCGCCCAGATACGCGGCAGCCGCACCTTCGCCCAGTACGACCCCGAACTCGCCCCGCCCGGCCGCGCCGTCACCCGCGAAGTGATCGAGCACGCCGCAACCGCCCTGGCCGAAATCGCCGCCGTCTGGAAGGACCGCGACCTCCCGTGA
- a CDS encoding VirB4 family type IV secretion system protein, translating to MSRHRPGRRARRASASPLFTPHGADRTARRAARKQLAEARAKAQAAAVETAGATAAEAEMPAPLYAPAGRPGTASARGKRLRLPAHRMTTATASGAYPFLAEGGLGAEGIYIGRDVHAEGSFVFDPFSLYGKVEGFTNPNILLAGVIGQGKSALAKSFALRSVAFGYRVYVPCDPKGEWTPVATALGGTSIALGPGLPGRLNPLDAAPKPPSISDADWAGEVRKRRLLLLGSLARTVLGRDLLPMEHTALDIALDGVVQAATAAGRAPLLGDIAHTLAQPHLLDAAAGTVSGHLGDAARDLSHALRRLVHGDLAGMFDAPSTVAFDPTSPMLSIDLSRLGGSGDDTALVLAMTCASAWMEAALTDPDGGRRWIVYDEAWRLMRHPGLLQRMQAQWKLSRGLGIANLMVIHRLSDLLTAGDAGSQGRALAKGLLADCSTRIIYRQETDQIQAAATLLGLTAVETEAISHLTRGRGLWRVAGRSFVVQHLLHPTEKSLFDTDARMH from the coding sequence ATGTCCCGACACCGCCCCGGACGGCGGGCTCGCCGCGCCTCGGCCAGCCCCCTGTTCACCCCGCACGGCGCCGACCGCACCGCCCGGCGCGCAGCCCGCAAGCAGCTCGCCGAAGCCCGCGCCAAAGCGCAGGCCGCCGCCGTGGAGACCGCCGGCGCCACGGCGGCAGAGGCAGAGATGCCCGCGCCGCTCTACGCTCCCGCCGGCCGCCCCGGCACTGCCTCCGCCCGCGGCAAACGCCTGCGCCTGCCCGCCCACCGCATGACCACCGCCACCGCTTCCGGTGCCTACCCCTTCCTCGCCGAAGGCGGCCTCGGCGCCGAGGGCATCTACATCGGCCGCGACGTCCACGCCGAAGGGTCCTTCGTCTTCGACCCCTTCTCCCTGTACGGAAAAGTCGAGGGCTTCACCAACCCGAACATTCTTCTGGCCGGGGTCATCGGTCAGGGCAAGAGCGCCCTCGCGAAGTCCTTCGCGCTCCGCTCGGTCGCCTTCGGCTACCGCGTCTACGTCCCGTGTGATCCGAAGGGCGAATGGACGCCGGTCGCCACCGCGCTCGGCGGCACTTCCATCGCCCTCGGCCCCGGGCTCCCGGGACGGCTCAACCCCCTCGACGCGGCCCCTAAGCCTCCGTCCATCTCGGACGCGGACTGGGCCGGCGAGGTCCGCAAACGCCGCCTGCTCCTCCTCGGTTCCCTCGCCCGCACCGTCCTCGGCCGCGACCTGCTGCCCATGGAGCACACCGCCCTCGACATCGCCCTGGACGGAGTCGTCCAGGCCGCCACCGCCGCCGGCCGAGCCCCGCTGCTCGGCGACATCGCCCACACCCTCGCCCAGCCCCACCTCCTCGACGCCGCCGCCGGCACCGTCTCCGGCCACCTCGGCGACGCCGCCCGCGACCTCTCCCACGCCCTGCGCCGCCTCGTCCACGGCGACCTCGCCGGCATGTTCGACGCCCCCTCCACGGTGGCCTTCGACCCGACAAGCCCGATGCTCTCCATCGACCTGTCCCGGCTCGGGGGATCCGGCGACGACACCGCGCTGGTACTGGCCATGACCTGCGCCTCGGCGTGGATGGAAGCGGCCCTCACCGACCCCGACGGCGGGAGGCGCTGGATCGTCTACGACGAGGCGTGGAGGCTGATGCGCCACCCCGGCCTCCTCCAGCGCATGCAGGCCCAGTGGAAGCTGAGCCGCGGCCTCGGCATCGCCAACCTCATGGTCATCCACCGGCTGTCCGACCTGCTCACCGCAGGCGACGCCGGATCCCAGGGCCGAGCCCTCGCCAAAGGACTCCTGGCCGACTGCTCCACCCGCATCATCTACCGCCAGGAAACCGACCAAATCCAGGCCGCCGCCACCCTCCTCGGCCTCACCGCCGTCGAGACCGAGGCCATTTCCCACCTCACCCGCGGACGCGGCCTGTGGCGCGTCGCCGGCCGGAGCTTCGTCGTCCAGCACCTCCTCCACCCCACCGAGAAGTCGCTCTTCGACACCGACGCCCGCATGCACTGA
- a CDS encoding DUF6238 family protein yields the protein MATITATDPTDAHPYLRAATAGIRHHARSIGRGTPADRRHLDNLHEHVTRLHLLLDQLAETVRPEHPTSGRHLATAHLRLWQATASLHDAFHTLPAAPACTPDRLPDGPLVLTICQRHLASGHAVRRKTTPADHGTA from the coding sequence TTGGCCACCATCACCGCGACCGACCCGACGGACGCCCACCCGTACCTGCGGGCCGCGACCGCCGGCATCCGCCACCACGCCCGGTCCATCGGCCGGGGCACCCCGGCCGACCGGCGACACCTCGACAACCTGCACGAGCACGTCACCCGCCTGCACCTGCTCCTCGACCAGCTCGCCGAGACCGTGCGCCCCGAACACCCCACGTCAGGACGGCATCTGGCCACCGCGCACCTGCGGCTCTGGCAGGCCACCGCCAGCCTCCACGACGCCTTCCACACCCTGCCCGCCGCCCCCGCCTGCACCCCCGACCGGCTCCCCGACGGCCCGCTCGTCCTCACCATCTGCCAGCGCCACCTCGCCTCCGGCCACGCCGTCCGTCGCAAGACCACCCCGGCCGACCACGGCACCGCCTGA